Proteins from a single region of Shinella zoogloeoides:
- a CDS encoding AAA family ATPase — protein sequence MQDAADETVRAADLEALRPLPRISVHAFCESEAMLRMMERCGQDRRMAKVSLKVSSASVAAAASMFASAPTPNLLILETSAQPGDIMDELAPLAEVCDPSTKVIIVGRYNDIPLYRELIRNGISEYMVGPVGMADVLNAMAAIFIDPDAEPLGRSIAFIGAKGGVGSSTIAHNCAFDISSLFQTEVILADLDLPYGTANIDFDQDPPQGLSEAIFAPERLDEVFLDRLLAKCSEHLSLLAAPSMLDRAYDLERGAFQPVLEVLQRSAPVTVLDVPHAWSEWTRTLLSEVDELVITAVPDLANLRNAKNMIDALKKLRPNDKPPHLILNQVGMPKRPEIAPADFCEPLGVEPVAIIPFDAQLFGTAANSGRMIAEMDRKSPTAETFSQIAHLVTGRATVKKPKKAGLGKMLGLLGRK from the coding sequence ATGCAGGACGCAGCGGATGAGACGGTCCGTGCCGCGGACCTGGAGGCCCTGCGTCCGCTGCCGCGCATCTCCGTGCATGCCTTCTGCGAGAGCGAGGCGATGCTGCGCATGATGGAGCGCTGCGGGCAGGACCGCCGCATGGCGAAGGTGAGCCTGAAGGTTTCCAGCGCCAGCGTCGCGGCGGCGGCCAGCATGTTCGCCTCCGCGCCGACGCCCAATCTCCTGATTCTCGAAACCTCGGCGCAGCCGGGCGACATCATGGATGAGCTCGCGCCGCTTGCCGAGGTATGCGATCCCAGCACCAAGGTGATCATCGTCGGGCGCTACAACGACATCCCGCTCTACCGCGAGCTTATCCGCAACGGAATTTCCGAATATATGGTCGGGCCGGTCGGCATGGCCGATGTGCTGAACGCCATGGCGGCGATCTTCATCGACCCGGACGCCGAGCCGCTCGGCCGCTCCATCGCCTTCATCGGCGCCAAGGGCGGGGTCGGTTCCTCGACCATCGCGCATAACTGCGCCTTCGACATTTCCAGCCTGTTCCAGACCGAGGTGATCCTCGCCGACCTGGACCTGCCCTATGGCACGGCCAATATCGATTTCGACCAGGACCCGCCGCAGGGCCTTTCCGAGGCGATCTTCGCGCCGGAACGTCTCGACGAGGTCTTCCTCGACCGCCTGCTGGCCAAATGCTCCGAGCATCTTTCGCTGCTTGCCGCCCCTTCCATGCTCGACCGCGCCTACGATCTCGAGCGCGGCGCGTTCCAACCGGTGCTCGAAGTGCTCCAGCGCAGCGCGCCGGTAACGGTGCTCGACGTGCCGCATGCCTGGTCGGAATGGACGCGCACGCTGCTGTCGGAGGTCGACGAGCTGGTCATCACGGCCGTGCCCGATCTTGCCAACCTGCGCAACGCCAAGAACATGATCGACGCGCTGAAGAAGCTCAGGCCGAACGACAAGCCGCCGCACCTGATCCTCAACCAGGTCGGCATGCCGAAGCGCCCGGAAATCGCCCCTGCCGATTTCTGCGAGCCGCTCGGCGTCGAGCCGGTCGCGATCATCCCCTTCGACGCCCAGCTCTTCGGCACGGCGGCCAATAGCGGCCGCATGATCGCGGAGATGGATCGCAAGTCGCCGACGGCGGAGACCTTCTCGCAGATCGCCCATCTGGTGACGGGACGCGCGACGGTGAAGAAACCCAAAAAGGCCGGCCTCGGCAAGATGCTCGGCCTGCTCGGACGGAAGTAG